In Mycteria americana isolate JAX WOST 10 ecotype Jacksonville Zoo and Gardens chromosome 5, USCA_MyAme_1.0, whole genome shotgun sequence, one DNA window encodes the following:
- the SERPINA10 gene encoding protein Z-dependent protease inhibitor, whose translation MKTGIYLLLLSEICVEISKAGIRPKNPKKEKDNNFLERNKNVNISEEWRHHKNISKPFEERGLEEFTLYNFTEKTANFGFNLYRKIAMTHDNNVIISPLSISALMTAYTLAAKGETHRQIVKCLKLHALKDRVDRHHLPALFKQLKDNITKNEELLLVQGTLSFIQKDFRLKESFLNLSKQYFDMEFLSVDFQNSTQAKSVINQNINKRTKGKIPKFFEELDRHNKLLLVDYIVFKGKWIYPFNSKFTEMETFHINKYRSVQVPMMFKSDKVNSTFDENLRCTVIKLPYKGKAHMLIVIPEKEGDYISLEDHLTTELVESWLGNMKTRNVDISFPKFKLEQKYKMKKLLHALGIKNLFTRTADLSHLTDHGYVAVSQVVQKAVIDVDEEGTEATSASGSEITAFTVPPVIKVDRPFLFMIFEETFKTLLFIGRVVDPTEM comes from the exons ATGAAAACAGGAATTTACCTACTTCTCTTAAGTGAAATATGTGTTGAAATCAGCAAGGCTGGCATCAGACCTAAAAatccaaagaaggaaaaagacaataatttcttggaaagaaataaaaatgtcaatatttcTGAAGAGTGGCGTCATCATAAAAATATCTCTAAGCCTTTTGAAGAGCGAGGTCTCGAAGAGTTCACTCTCTACAACTTCACTGAAAAGACTGCAAATTTTGGATTTAACCTCTACAGAAAAATTGCAATGACACATGATAACAATGTAATCATCTCTCCCCTTTCCATATCAGCTCTCATGACTGCATATACGCTGGCAGCCAAAGGGGAAACACACAGACAAATTGTAAAATGTCTAAAACTCCATGCTTTGAAGGACAGAGTGGATCGCCATCATTTACCAGCTTTGTTTAAACAACTGAAAGATAACATCACAAAGAATGAAGAACTTCTCCTTGTGCAAGGTACTCTTTCTTTTATCCAAAAGGACTTTAGACTCAAGGAGTCTTTCCTCAACTTATCTAAGCAGTACTTTGATATGGAATTCCTGAGTGTGGACTTTCAAAACTCTACACAGGCAAAATCTGtcataaatcaaaatattaacaaaaggaCCAAAGGAAAAATCCCAAAGTTTTTTGAAGAGCTTGACCGCCATAATAAACTGCTACTTGTGGACTACATTGTCTTCAAAG GGAAGTGGATCTATCCATTTAATTCCAAATTTACAGAAATGGAGACTTTCCacataaacaaatacagaagcGTACAGGTACCCATGATGTTCAAGTCAGATAAAGTTAATTCAACTTTTGATGAGAACTTGAGATGCACTGTGATAAAACTACCCTACAAAGGGAAAGCCCACATGCTGATTGTCATCCCAGAAAAGGAGGGAGACTACATTTCACTTGAAGACCATTTGACTACAGAGCTTGTGGAATCCTGGCTCGGAAACATGAAAACCAG aaacgTCGATATTTCATTTCCAAAGTTCAAACTAgagcaaaaatacaaaatgaagaaattgctTCACGCTCTTGgaattaaaaatctctttacaCGTACAGCAGACCTTAGTCATCTCACAGATCACGGATATGTAGCAGTTTCACAG GTTGTCCAAAAGGCAGTAATTGATGTGGATGAAGAAGGAACTGAGGCCACATCAGCTAGTGGGTCAGAAATAACTGCATTCACAGTGCCTCCTGTCATCAAGGTGGACCGACCGTTCCTTTTCATGATTTttgaagaaacatttaaaacattactgTTCATTGGCAGGGTGGTTGATCCAACAGAAATGTGA